The Gemella massiliensis DNA segment CATCAATTTTTGCAAGTGACATGGCCAAAGCTTCCACAGAACCTTGCACATCCGCTTTAATAATAATATTAAGATCTTTCATTTCACCTTGTTTCATTTGTTCAAATAAGGTATCTAATGATACAGCAGAATTTGCTTGACGTGTTGTTTCAATATATTGTTGTTGACGAATTTCACCAATATGACGAGCAGTTTTTTCATCACCGAATACAACAAATCTATCTCCGGCATTCGGGACATCTTGAAGTCCTGTAATCTCTACCGGTGTAGACGGTTTTGCTGTTTGAATATTTTTATTACGATCATTAATCATAGCACGAACACGACCAAAAGTATTACCGACAACCAACGGATCACCAACGTTTAGACTTCCGTTTTGAACTAATAACGTAGCTACTGCACCACGTCCTTTATCTAATTTTGCTTCAATTACCGTACCTAGTGCAAGACGGTTTGGATTTGCTTTTAGTTCTTGCATTTCTGTTACTAATAAAATATTTTCTAACAATTCATCAATGCCGTCACCTTTTAGTGCAGAAATAGGCACAAAGATAGTATCTCCACCCCAATCTTCCGGAATTAAACCATATTCAACTAATTCATTCATTACACGATCGGGATTAGCCTGCGGTTTATCCATTTTATTAACAGCCACAATAATAGGTACATCAGCTGCCTTTGCGTGATTAATTGCTTCAATGGTTTGAGGCATAACACCGTCATCAGCGGCTACTACCAAAATAGTTACATCTGTAATTTTTGCTCCTCTTGCACGCATAGTTGTAAAGGCTGCATGTCCCGGTGTATCTAAAAACGTAATCTTTTTATTTTTTGCTCGAACTTGATAGGCTCCAATATGTTGAGTAATACCGCCGGCTTCTCCTGCTGTTACATGAGTATTTCTAATAGTATCCAGTAATGTGGTTTTACCATGATCGACATGCCCCATAATTGTAACGATCGGTGCACGCTCTTTTAAATCTTTTTCTTCATCTTCCGCCTCAAAGTATAAATCTAAATCTTCTTTATTAATTTCTACTTCTTCTTGAATTTCTTTACCGTAATCAATGGCAATTAATTCGATTTGTTCCAACGTTAATGATTGATTAATATTTGCCATTATTTTAAGTTCCATAAATAATTTTTTAATTAGTTCGGTTGAATTGATATTTAATATTGTTGATAATTCTCCAACTGTCATCCCATCTTTAACTAAGATTGTATCTTCAGAAATTGTTTCTTCTGTCGGTACTTCTATAATAGCCGGCTGTTGTTTTTGAGATTTTTTTATACGTTCTTTTTTATTTTTATTTTTTTTCTTTTTACTTTTTTTACCTTCTTGTTCTACTTGCTGGTTAATATTTTTTTGTTTGTTATTTTTCTTTTGAGGCTTGTTTTCTTTTTTATTCTGTTTTTTAGTATCTATTTTCTTTTTAAAAATACTGTCTAATTTCTCTAACCCCTCTTGTGTTAACATTGACATATGGTTAGATACTTCGATATTAGCCTCTTTTAGTATATTTATTAATTCTTTTGATTGTTTTCCGATTTCTTTGGCATATTCATATACTCTGACTTTTTTCATTACTGTCGTCCTCCTTCTTCCAATAATTGTTTAAACTTTTTTATAAATCCGTCATCTGTTATTCCTACAGCTACTCTATTATCACGACCGATAGCAGCACTAATTTGTTCCACTGTGAAAAAAGTTACGTTTTCTACTTTATAAAAATTTGATTTATCTTCTAATTTCTTTTTAGTGTTTGCCCCACAGTCTTTGGCAATAACTAACAATTTTATTTTTTTATTTTTAAGATTCTTTACTATTAAATCTTCTCCGGTAATAAGTTTTCCTGCACGTTGCATTAAACCTAATAAATTAAATACTTTGTTCATTATTTTTTTGGTATTGACTTTCTATATATTAATCTAATAACTTCCTTATATATTGGTTCCATTTCTTCCGAGGTTGCACTGAAAAATTTTTCTAATTGTTTTTTTTCTTGTGCATTTTCGATTACTTCTAAATCTGATACAACATATGCACCACGTCCGGCTTTTTTACCTGTTGGATCAACGGAAATTTCCCCTTCTTTATTTTTTACTATTCTTAATAACTCTTTTTTAGGGAACATTTCATTTGTTAAAATACATCTTCTTGTTGGAATTTTTCTCTTTTTCATAGTACCACCTCAATTATTCAACTGCTTTTATATCAATTTTCCATCCTGTTAATTTTGCAGCTAAACGGACATTCTGCCCTTTTTTGCCGATAGCTAAAGATAATTGATCTTCATTTACTTTAACATTAGCAATTTTTTCCTCTTCATCAATAATAATTTCCTCAACATTAGCCGGAGCTAAAGCATTAGTGATAAATTTAATAGGATCCGAATCCCAAGTTATAATATCTATTTTCTCACCATTTAATTCATCAACTATTATTTTTACACGTTCACCCTTATTTCCGACACATGATCCTACCGGATCTATGTTCTTATCTTCTGTATAAACAGCGATTTTTGTTCTATCTCCTGCTTCACGTGAGATACTTTTAATTTCTACAACACCGCTGTAAATTTCCGGTACCTCTTGTTCAAATAGACGACGAATAAATTCCGGATGCGAACGTGATGCTAGTACATGAGGTTTACTTCCACGTGTTGGATTATCTACCTTGGCGATATATACTTTAATTGGTGATTGCGGAACATAAATTTCACCTTTTACTCTTTCATTCTCTCCTAAAATAGCTTCAATTTTTCCGAGTTTCACATAAACATAACGTGTATCAATTCTATCGACTGTTCCCGATAATATTTCTCCTTCATATTCACTATATTCTTTGTATAAAATTTCTTTTTCAGCCTCTCGTAATCTTTGTAATAGTGCCTGTTTTGCTGCTTGTGCACCCACTCTGCCAAAATCATTAGGAAAATCTTCTTCTTCATAAATATCCCCTACTTCGTAAGCTGGATTTATTTTTAAAGCATCTTCTAATGAAAATTCAATTCTATCATCATATACTTCTTCAACAACATCTTTTCTTATAATAAATTTATAGTCACCAGTTGTTCTGTTAAAATCCACTCTAACATTTTTTGCTGCATTAAAATTTTTCTTATATGCTGATAATAACGCTAATTCAATAGCCTCCACTAATATATCTTCAGAAATTCCTTTTTCTTGTTCAATTAATTTTATAGCTTTAAGCAAATCCTTGCTCATTTTTTTATTCTCCTTTTTTTATTAAAATTTAACAGCTAATCTAATTTTAGCAATTTTTTCATAATTAATCTTTGTTCTTTTTACACGAGCCTTATCCTTATACTCAATCGCTATTTCATTATCAACGACTTCCAATATATCACCATAAAACTCTTTTTGATTATCAATTTTTTCGTAAGTTTTAATATAAACATGTTTTCCTACGGAATCAGCCACTTCCACTAAATTACGTAAATCTCTCTCTATGCCGGGAGAAGATACTTCCAAATAATATTTATCACTAATAAAATCTTCCTTATCTAATTCAAGCGCAAGCCGTTCACTCAATACTACACAATCATCAAGTGTAAGTCCACCATCTTTATCAAAGTAAACACGTAAGAAATACTCATTACCTTCCTTAACATATTCAACATCATAAAGAGAATATTCCGTATCTTTAGTTTGTTGTTCGGAAATTACTTTTACCTTTTCGACAATACTCATAATAACCACCTCTCAATCTTCATTTAACAATTTTTTCACTATATAATATACTGTTGAAATAAATATATATTATTTTACAAATATTCCAGCAATGGTTAGCAGTGGTATGGACGCCTACAACTAACTTAGGTTAATTCGTAGAAGTAAGGTATGCAAGGCCACTCTAATCTTTACGAACAAAGTGAGTAAAAGATTAGCTAGTAGCTACTGCCACGGGTCAGCAGTTGACACTAACGTGTATCATCTACGCCTATGGCTTTGATGATACTAGTGTCTTTGCATACGTCACTTCTAATATTTATGATGTGCAGATAGCACTCATAAATAAAGAATTGACGCATAAAATTCTCCAAGTAAAATGCTTTTAGCATTTTACCATTACTTACAAACATTGCTATTAGGTTCGTTGCTGTTCTTAGTGGTGGAATACTGGCTTCACCTGAGATTATAAGCTCAGGTGAACCTTAAGAAATCCACTGCATACGTTAGCAGTGGGAACTAAGAATTTCATCGTCACTACATTCCTTGAAATTCAAGTTCCTGTTGCATACTTTACTTCTAAGATTTATTCGTGCTAAAGGCACTCATAAACCTAAGAATTAAAGAGAATTCTTAAGGTTGCCATACTACTATAAAATCAGCAATAAATAATATTTTGTATATAAATATATAATTTTTATCCAATATAAAAGAGCGGAGAACTTTCAAAATTCACCACCCTTTCGGTAATTTATTTCAATACAAGTATAATTGTAACATAATAACATACAAAAATCAAATTTTTATATATTATTCTGCACGTATGACTTCAATTTTATATCCGTCCGGATCTTTTATAAAATAATAACTCGGAGGAAACCCCGGTAATCCTTTTAAATCAGTAACATCATACCCGGCTTCAACATGTTTTGCATGTAATTTTTCCAAATTATCAACAGATATGGCAATATGCCCATACCCATTACCTAAATCATATGAACCATGATCATAATTATATGTCAATTCCAACTCATAATTGGAATTAGGCAAAGTTAGATATACTAATGTAAACTTATATTCCGGAAAATCTCTTACTCTACTCTTTTTAAAATCAAATGCTTCTACATAAAATTTTATTGATTTTTCCAAATCAGCTACTCTGTAACAAGTATGAATCATTGTTTGTACCATGATAATACTCCTTTTATTATAATATTGTCCATCCTAAAGCAATCGAGCCAATTCCTAAATGTGTAGAAATAACAGGACTAATTTCACCTATTTCCGTTTCTACACCAACATAATTATCTTTAATATAATCCCTTATTTCTATTGCGTTATTTGGAGAATCAATATGAAGAATACATACTCGAATATTCTCTCCTTTATTCTCTTCATAGAATTCATCAAAAAGTTCTAATATTCTGGAAACTCCTTTTTTATAAGTACGAATTTTTTGGAATGGAACTATCACCTTATTTTCAAAATGTAAAATGGGTTTTACTTGTAACAAGTTTCCTACCAAAGCTTGCGCTCCATTCAGGCGACCACCACGTTGAAGATGTGATAAATCATCAACCATAAAATATGCCTTAGAAATTTTTTTCATATCATTTAGTGCAGTAATTATTTCTTTAGG contains these protein-coding regions:
- the infB gene encoding translation initiation factor IF-2 — its product is MKKVRVYEYAKEIGKQSKELINILKEANIEVSNHMSMLTQEGLEKLDSIFKKKIDTKKQNKKENKPQKKNNKQKNINQQVEQEGKKSKKKKNKNKKERIKKSQKQQPAIIEVPTEETISEDTILVKDGMTVGELSTILNINSTELIKKLFMELKIMANINQSLTLEQIELIAIDYGKEIQEEVEINKEDLDLYFEAEDEEKDLKERAPIVTIMGHVDHGKTTLLDTIRNTHVTAGEAGGITQHIGAYQVRAKNKKITFLDTPGHAAFTTMRARGAKITDVTILVVAADDGVMPQTIEAINHAKAADVPIIVAVNKMDKPQANPDRVMNELVEYGLIPEDWGGDTIFVPISALKGDGIDELLENILLVTEMQELKANPNRLALGTVIEAKLDKGRGAVATLLVQNGSLNVGDPLVVGNTFGRVRAMINDRNKNIQTAKPSTPVEITGLQDVPNAGDRFVVFGDEKTARHIGEIRQQQYIETTRQANSAVSLDTLFEQMKQGEMKDLNIIIKADVQGSVEALAMSLAKIDVEGVNVRIIHTGVGAINESDITLAIASKAVVIGFNVRPDNNAKQMAQTEQVDIRLHSIIYKVIEEIESAMTGLLDPEFVEKVIGLAEVRQVYKVSKVGTIAGAYVTEGKVSRDGKVRVIRDSVVIYEGEIDTLRRFKDDVKEVQSSYECGMTVENFNDIKEGDVFEVYIMEEVKK
- a CDS encoding L7Ae/L30e/S12e/Gadd45 family ribosomal protein, which translates into the protein MNKVFNLLGLMQRAGKLITGEDLIVKNLKNKKIKLLVIAKDCGANTKKKLEDKSNFYKVENVTFFTVEQISAAIGRDNRVAVGITDDGFIKKFKQLLEEGGRQ
- the rnpM gene encoding RNase P modulator RnpM, whose translation is MKKRKIPTRRCILTNEMFPKKELLRIVKNKEGEISVDPTGKKAGRGAYVVSDLEVIENAQEKKQLEKFFSATSEEMEPIYKEVIRLIYRKSIPKK
- the nusA gene encoding transcription termination factor NusA, with product MSKDLLKAIKLIEQEKGISEDILVEAIELALLSAYKKNFNAAKNVRVDFNRTTGDYKFIIRKDVVEEVYDDRIEFSLEDALKINPAYEVGDIYEEEDFPNDFGRVGAQAAKQALLQRLREAEKEILYKEYSEYEGEILSGTVDRIDTRYVYVKLGKIEAILGENERVKGEIYVPQSPIKVYIAKVDNPTRGSKPHVLASRSHPEFIRRLFEQEVPEIYSGVVEIKSISREAGDRTKIAVYTEDKNIDPVGSCVGNKGERVKIIVDELNGEKIDIITWDSDPIKFITNALAPANVEEIIIDEEEKIANVKVNEDQLSLAIGKKGQNVRLAAKLTGWKIDIKAVE
- the rimP gene encoding ribosome maturation factor RimP — protein: MSIVEKVKVISEQQTKDTEYSLYDVEYVKEGNEYFLRVYFDKDGGLTLDDCVVLSERLALELDKEDFISDKYYLEVSSPGIERDLRNLVEVADSVGKHVYIKTYEKIDNQKEFYGDILEVVDNEIAIEYKDKARVKRTKINYEKIAKIRLAVKF
- the gloA gene encoding lactoylglutathione lyase; translation: MVQTMIHTCYRVADLEKSIKFYVEAFDFKKSRVRDFPEYKFTLVYLTLPNSNYELELTYNYDHGSYDLGNGYGHIAISVDNLEKLHAKHVEAGYDVTDLKGLPGFPPSYYFIKDPDGYKIEVIRAE
- a CDS encoding DegV family protein, which produces MMDSTAYLPEEIKKELDIRTIFLNIIIDGTPYKEIVDMPVEKYNEYLKNPNNTFPTTSQPAIGEVVACLEKLKKEGYTDVISIALSSGISGTFSSYSVAGLMVDGINVYPFDSEISCLPEGYYAIKAAKLIKEGKKPKEIITALNDMKKISKAYFMVDDLSHLQRGGRLNGAQALVGNLLQVKPILHFENKVIVPFQKIRTYKKGVSRILELFDEFYEENKGENIRVCILHIDSPNNAIEIRDYIKDNYVGVETEIGEISPVISTHLGIGSIALGWTIL